In a genomic window of Corvus hawaiiensis isolate bCorHaw1 chromosome Z, bCorHaw1.pri.cur, whole genome shotgun sequence:
- the LOC125320334 gene encoding programmed cell death 1 ligand 1-like isoform X5: MPTFRFRSKRWTGVSGMSMGSIYTMGRPLVLYIFLFYWHFLNALFTVEAPQSLYTVEHGSNVTMECTFPVNGKLKFRDLSVSWEKKDELKQVYELVKGEEHFKNQHSDFRGRIKLLKENLNLGQSLLQITDVKLRDAGVYRCVIAYEGADYKTIHLKVKAPYRIINQGVGSTGHNEWKLTCQSEGYPEAKVIWQNRDYDDLTDKANTRYETGSDQLYRVTSTLTIKSGIDEVFYCIFWNKELQENTTGILHIADSADGILQTKSRRFVGAALIATAFVGSGLLFMFCIRKARANRGNRTPVASSSIANLSKAKDTHDCRDASFEDRELKYMQIEKT, translated from the exons ATGCCAACATTCAGATTTCGTTCAAAAAGGTGGACAGGGGTTTCAGGCATGAGTATGG gTTCTATATACACCATGGGAAGACCTTTggttttgtatatatttttattctactGGCATTTCCTAAATG ctttattcACTGTTGAAGCTCCTCAGTCACTCTACACTGTGGAGCATGGGAGCAATGTGACCATGGAATGCACATTTCCAGTGAatgggaaattaaaatttagaGATTTAAGTGtcagctgggaaaagaaagatgagTTGAAGCAGGTTTATGAACTTGTCAAAGGAGAGGAACACTTCAAAAATCAGCACAGTGACTTTAGGGGAAGAATAAAATTGTTGAAAGAGAATCTGAACTTGGGACAGTCTCTCCTTCAGATCACTGATGTGAAGCTCAGAGATGCAGGGGTTTACCGCTGTGTTATTGCCTATGAGGGAGCTGACTACAAGACAATTCATCTAAAAGTAAAGG CTCCTTACAGAATTATAAACCAAGGAGTGGGGAGCACAGGACACAACGAATGGAAGCTGACGTGTCAGTCAGAAGGATACCCAGAAGCTAAAGTGATATGGCAAAACAGAGACTATGATGATTTGACCGATAAGGCAAACACAAGATACGAAACTGGAAGTGACCAGTTGTACCGTGTGACAAGTACCCTTACAATCAAAAGTGGAATTGATGAAGTTTTTTACTGTATATTCTGGAATAAAGAGCTGCAAGAAAATACAACTGGCATTTTACACATAGCAG ATTCAGCCGATGGCATTCTCCAGACTAAGAGCAGACGCTTTGTTGGAGCTGCTCTCATTGCTACTGCTTTTGTTGGATCAGGGCTGCTATTTATGTTCTGCATAAGAAAAG ctagAGCAAATAGGGGCAACAGAACACCTGTGGCAAGTTCATCAATAGCAA ACCTGTCAAAAGCTAAGGATACACATGACTGCAGAGATGCTTCTTTCGAAGACAGAGAGTTGAAAT ATATGCAAATTGAGAAGACCTAG
- the LOC125320334 gene encoding programmed cell death 1 ligand 1-like isoform X2, which produces MSGLSSGKKKTLKILSGHFTVFNSFENFNPFLSGFLFSCTSGVDLDLHFYLSESEKLNTAADFLRLEEICSIYTMGRPLVLYIFLFYWHFLNALFTVEAPQSLYTVEHGSNVTMECTFPVNGKLKFRDLSVSWEKKDELKQVYELVKGEEHFKNQHSDFRGRIKLLKENLNLGQSLLQITDVKLRDAGVYRCVIAYEGADYKTIHLKVKAPYRIINQGVGSTGHNEWKLTCQSEGYPEAKVIWQNRDYDDLTDKANTRYETGSDQLYRVTSTLTIKSGIDEVFYCIFWNKELQENTTGILHIADSADGILQTKSRRFVGAALIATAFVGSGLLFMFCIRKARANRGNRTPVASSSIANLSKAKDTHDCRDASFEDRELKYMQIEKT; this is translated from the exons ATGAGTGGGCTGTCAagtggaaagaagaaaacactgaaaattttaagtggTCATTTCACAGTATTTAACTCTTTTGAGAATTTCAACCCTTTTCTGAG tggttttcttttttcatgcacatctggagttgACCTGGACCTACATTTTTATCTCtctgaaagtgaaaaattgAATACAGCAGCAGACTTTCTCAGGCTTGAGGAAATCT gTTCTATATACACCATGGGAAGACCTTTggttttgtatatatttttattctactGGCATTTCCTAAATG ctttattcACTGTTGAAGCTCCTCAGTCACTCTACACTGTGGAGCATGGGAGCAATGTGACCATGGAATGCACATTTCCAGTGAatgggaaattaaaatttagaGATTTAAGTGtcagctgggaaaagaaagatgagTTGAAGCAGGTTTATGAACTTGTCAAAGGAGAGGAACACTTCAAAAATCAGCACAGTGACTTTAGGGGAAGAATAAAATTGTTGAAAGAGAATCTGAACTTGGGACAGTCTCTCCTTCAGATCACTGATGTGAAGCTCAGAGATGCAGGGGTTTACCGCTGTGTTATTGCCTATGAGGGAGCTGACTACAAGACAATTCATCTAAAAGTAAAGG CTCCTTACAGAATTATAAACCAAGGAGTGGGGAGCACAGGACACAACGAATGGAAGCTGACGTGTCAGTCAGAAGGATACCCAGAAGCTAAAGTGATATGGCAAAACAGAGACTATGATGATTTGACCGATAAGGCAAACACAAGATACGAAACTGGAAGTGACCAGTTGTACCGTGTGACAAGTACCCTTACAATCAAAAGTGGAATTGATGAAGTTTTTTACTGTATATTCTGGAATAAAGAGCTGCAAGAAAATACAACTGGCATTTTACACATAGCAG ATTCAGCCGATGGCATTCTCCAGACTAAGAGCAGACGCTTTGTTGGAGCTGCTCTCATTGCTACTGCTTTTGTTGGATCAGGGCTGCTATTTATGTTCTGCATAAGAAAAG ctagAGCAAATAGGGGCAACAGAACACCTGTGGCAAGTTCATCAATAGCAA ACCTGTCAAAAGCTAAGGATACACATGACTGCAGAGATGCTTCTTTCGAAGACAGAGAGTTGAAAT ATATGCAAATTGAGAAGACCTAG
- the LOC125320334 gene encoding programmed cell death 1 ligand 1-like isoform X6 — MGRPLVLYIFLFYWHFLNALFTVEAPQSLYTVEHGSNVTMECTFPVNGKLKFRDLSVSWEKKDELKQVYELVKGEEHFKNQHSDFRGRIKLLKENLNLGQSLLQITDVKLRDAGVYRCVIAYEGADYKTIHLKVKAPYRIINQGVGSTGHNEWKLTCQSEGYPEAKVIWQNRDYDDLTDKANTRYETGSDQLYRVTSTLTIKSGIDEVFYCIFWNKELQENTTGILHIADSADGILQTKSRRFVGAALIATAFVGSGLLFMFCIRKARANRGNRTPVASSSIANLSKAKDTHDCRDASFEDRELKYMQIEKT, encoded by the exons ATGGGAAGACCTTTggttttgtatatatttttattctactGGCATTTCCTAAATG ctttattcACTGTTGAAGCTCCTCAGTCACTCTACACTGTGGAGCATGGGAGCAATGTGACCATGGAATGCACATTTCCAGTGAatgggaaattaaaatttagaGATTTAAGTGtcagctgggaaaagaaagatgagTTGAAGCAGGTTTATGAACTTGTCAAAGGAGAGGAACACTTCAAAAATCAGCACAGTGACTTTAGGGGAAGAATAAAATTGTTGAAAGAGAATCTGAACTTGGGACAGTCTCTCCTTCAGATCACTGATGTGAAGCTCAGAGATGCAGGGGTTTACCGCTGTGTTATTGCCTATGAGGGAGCTGACTACAAGACAATTCATCTAAAAGTAAAGG CTCCTTACAGAATTATAAACCAAGGAGTGGGGAGCACAGGACACAACGAATGGAAGCTGACGTGTCAGTCAGAAGGATACCCAGAAGCTAAAGTGATATGGCAAAACAGAGACTATGATGATTTGACCGATAAGGCAAACACAAGATACGAAACTGGAAGTGACCAGTTGTACCGTGTGACAAGTACCCTTACAATCAAAAGTGGAATTGATGAAGTTTTTTACTGTATATTCTGGAATAAAGAGCTGCAAGAAAATACAACTGGCATTTTACACATAGCAG ATTCAGCCGATGGCATTCTCCAGACTAAGAGCAGACGCTTTGTTGGAGCTGCTCTCATTGCTACTGCTTTTGTTGGATCAGGGCTGCTATTTATGTTCTGCATAAGAAAAG ctagAGCAAATAGGGGCAACAGAACACCTGTGGCAAGTTCATCAATAGCAA ACCTGTCAAAAGCTAAGGATACACATGACTGCAGAGATGCTTCTTTCGAAGACAGAGAGTTGAAAT ATATGCAAATTGAGAAGACCTAG
- the LOC125320334 gene encoding programmed cell death 1 ligand 1-like isoform X3, with the protein MTDTMSGLSSGKKKTLKILSGHFTVFNSFENFNPFLSEKLNTAADFLRLEEICSIYTMGRPLVLYIFLFYWHFLNALFTVEAPQSLYTVEHGSNVTMECTFPVNGKLKFRDLSVSWEKKDELKQVYELVKGEEHFKNQHSDFRGRIKLLKENLNLGQSLLQITDVKLRDAGVYRCVIAYEGADYKTIHLKVKAPYRIINQGVGSTGHNEWKLTCQSEGYPEAKVIWQNRDYDDLTDKANTRYETGSDQLYRVTSTLTIKSGIDEVFYCIFWNKELQENTTGILHIADSADGILQTKSRRFVGAALIATAFVGSGLLFMFCIRKARANRGNRTPVASSSIANLSKAKDTHDCRDASFEDRELKYMQIEKT; encoded by the exons ATGACAGATACTATGAGTGGGCTGTCAagtggaaagaagaaaacactgaaaattttaagtggTCATTTCACAGTATTTAACTCTTTTGAGAATTTCAACCCTTTTCTGAG tgaaaaattgAATACAGCAGCAGACTTTCTCAGGCTTGAGGAAATCT gTTCTATATACACCATGGGAAGACCTTTggttttgtatatatttttattctactGGCATTTCCTAAATG ctttattcACTGTTGAAGCTCCTCAGTCACTCTACACTGTGGAGCATGGGAGCAATGTGACCATGGAATGCACATTTCCAGTGAatgggaaattaaaatttagaGATTTAAGTGtcagctgggaaaagaaagatgagTTGAAGCAGGTTTATGAACTTGTCAAAGGAGAGGAACACTTCAAAAATCAGCACAGTGACTTTAGGGGAAGAATAAAATTGTTGAAAGAGAATCTGAACTTGGGACAGTCTCTCCTTCAGATCACTGATGTGAAGCTCAGAGATGCAGGGGTTTACCGCTGTGTTATTGCCTATGAGGGAGCTGACTACAAGACAATTCATCTAAAAGTAAAGG CTCCTTACAGAATTATAAACCAAGGAGTGGGGAGCACAGGACACAACGAATGGAAGCTGACGTGTCAGTCAGAAGGATACCCAGAAGCTAAAGTGATATGGCAAAACAGAGACTATGATGATTTGACCGATAAGGCAAACACAAGATACGAAACTGGAAGTGACCAGTTGTACCGTGTGACAAGTACCCTTACAATCAAAAGTGGAATTGATGAAGTTTTTTACTGTATATTCTGGAATAAAGAGCTGCAAGAAAATACAACTGGCATTTTACACATAGCAG ATTCAGCCGATGGCATTCTCCAGACTAAGAGCAGACGCTTTGTTGGAGCTGCTCTCATTGCTACTGCTTTTGTTGGATCAGGGCTGCTATTTATGTTCTGCATAAGAAAAG ctagAGCAAATAGGGGCAACAGAACACCTGTGGCAAGTTCATCAATAGCAA ACCTGTCAAAAGCTAAGGATACACATGACTGCAGAGATGCTTCTTTCGAAGACAGAGAGTTGAAAT ATATGCAAATTGAGAAGACCTAG
- the LOC125320334 gene encoding programmed cell death 1 ligand 1-like isoform X1, with the protein MTDTMSGLSSGKKKTLKILSGHFTVFNSFENFNPFLSGFLFSCTSGVDLDLHFYLSESEKLNTAADFLRLEEICSIYTMGRPLVLYIFLFYWHFLNALFTVEAPQSLYTVEHGSNVTMECTFPVNGKLKFRDLSVSWEKKDELKQVYELVKGEEHFKNQHSDFRGRIKLLKENLNLGQSLLQITDVKLRDAGVYRCVIAYEGADYKTIHLKVKAPYRIINQGVGSTGHNEWKLTCQSEGYPEAKVIWQNRDYDDLTDKANTRYETGSDQLYRVTSTLTIKSGIDEVFYCIFWNKELQENTTGILHIADSADGILQTKSRRFVGAALIATAFVGSGLLFMFCIRKARANRGNRTPVASSSIANLSKAKDTHDCRDASFEDRELKYMQIEKT; encoded by the exons ATGACAGATACTATGAGTGGGCTGTCAagtggaaagaagaaaacactgaaaattttaagtggTCATTTCACAGTATTTAACTCTTTTGAGAATTTCAACCCTTTTCTGAG tggttttcttttttcatgcacatctggagttgACCTGGACCTACATTTTTATCTCtctgaaagtgaaaaattgAATACAGCAGCAGACTTTCTCAGGCTTGAGGAAATCT gTTCTATATACACCATGGGAAGACCTTTggttttgtatatatttttattctactGGCATTTCCTAAATG ctttattcACTGTTGAAGCTCCTCAGTCACTCTACACTGTGGAGCATGGGAGCAATGTGACCATGGAATGCACATTTCCAGTGAatgggaaattaaaatttagaGATTTAAGTGtcagctgggaaaagaaagatgagTTGAAGCAGGTTTATGAACTTGTCAAAGGAGAGGAACACTTCAAAAATCAGCACAGTGACTTTAGGGGAAGAATAAAATTGTTGAAAGAGAATCTGAACTTGGGACAGTCTCTCCTTCAGATCACTGATGTGAAGCTCAGAGATGCAGGGGTTTACCGCTGTGTTATTGCCTATGAGGGAGCTGACTACAAGACAATTCATCTAAAAGTAAAGG CTCCTTACAGAATTATAAACCAAGGAGTGGGGAGCACAGGACACAACGAATGGAAGCTGACGTGTCAGTCAGAAGGATACCCAGAAGCTAAAGTGATATGGCAAAACAGAGACTATGATGATTTGACCGATAAGGCAAACACAAGATACGAAACTGGAAGTGACCAGTTGTACCGTGTGACAAGTACCCTTACAATCAAAAGTGGAATTGATGAAGTTTTTTACTGTATATTCTGGAATAAAGAGCTGCAAGAAAATACAACTGGCATTTTACACATAGCAG ATTCAGCCGATGGCATTCTCCAGACTAAGAGCAGACGCTTTGTTGGAGCTGCTCTCATTGCTACTGCTTTTGTTGGATCAGGGCTGCTATTTATGTTCTGCATAAGAAAAG ctagAGCAAATAGGGGCAACAGAACACCTGTGGCAAGTTCATCAATAGCAA ACCTGTCAAAAGCTAAGGATACACATGACTGCAGAGATGCTTCTTTCGAAGACAGAGAGTTGAAAT ATATGCAAATTGAGAAGACCTAG
- the LOC125320334 gene encoding programmed cell death 1 ligand 1-like isoform X4, translating into MTDTMSGLSSGKKKTLKILSGHFTVFNSFENFNPFLSGFLFSCTSGVDLDLHFYLSESEKLNTAADFLRLEEICSIYTMGRPLVLYIFLFYWHFLNALFTVEAPQSLYTVEHGSNVTMECTFPVNGKLKFRDLSVSWEKKDELKQVYELVKGEEHFKNQHSDFRGRIKLLKENLNLGQSLLQITDVKLRDAGVYRCVIAYEGADYKTIHLKVKAPYRIINQGVGSTGHNEWKLTCQSEGYPEAKVIWQNRDYDDLTDKANTRYETGSDQLYRVTSTLTIKSGIDEVFYCIFWNKELQENTTGILHIAARANRGNRTPVASSSIANLSKAKDTHDCRDASFEDRELKYMQIEKT; encoded by the exons ATGACAGATACTATGAGTGGGCTGTCAagtggaaagaagaaaacactgaaaattttaagtggTCATTTCACAGTATTTAACTCTTTTGAGAATTTCAACCCTTTTCTGAG tggttttcttttttcatgcacatctggagttgACCTGGACCTACATTTTTATCTCtctgaaagtgaaaaattgAATACAGCAGCAGACTTTCTCAGGCTTGAGGAAATCT gTTCTATATACACCATGGGAAGACCTTTggttttgtatatatttttattctactGGCATTTCCTAAATG ctttattcACTGTTGAAGCTCCTCAGTCACTCTACACTGTGGAGCATGGGAGCAATGTGACCATGGAATGCACATTTCCAGTGAatgggaaattaaaatttagaGATTTAAGTGtcagctgggaaaagaaagatgagTTGAAGCAGGTTTATGAACTTGTCAAAGGAGAGGAACACTTCAAAAATCAGCACAGTGACTTTAGGGGAAGAATAAAATTGTTGAAAGAGAATCTGAACTTGGGACAGTCTCTCCTTCAGATCACTGATGTGAAGCTCAGAGATGCAGGGGTTTACCGCTGTGTTATTGCCTATGAGGGAGCTGACTACAAGACAATTCATCTAAAAGTAAAGG CTCCTTACAGAATTATAAACCAAGGAGTGGGGAGCACAGGACACAACGAATGGAAGCTGACGTGTCAGTCAGAAGGATACCCAGAAGCTAAAGTGATATGGCAAAACAGAGACTATGATGATTTGACCGATAAGGCAAACACAAGATACGAAACTGGAAGTGACCAGTTGTACCGTGTGACAAGTACCCTTACAATCAAAAGTGGAATTGATGAAGTTTTTTACTGTATATTCTGGAATAAAGAGCTGCAAGAAAATACAACTGGCATTTTACACATAGCAG ctagAGCAAATAGGGGCAACAGAACACCTGTGGCAAGTTCATCAATAGCAA ACCTGTCAAAAGCTAAGGATACACATGACTGCAGAGATGCTTCTTTCGAAGACAGAGAGTTGAAAT ATATGCAAATTGAGAAGACCTAG